In Coriobacteriaceae bacterium, a single window of DNA contains:
- a CDS encoding TRIC cation channel family protein, with translation MPVVAATTVTSHASDAMVAIPFWLEMFAVVAASISGVLVAREHKLDLVGAVALAVVCGLGGGLLRDMTLQVGNVYILNQPMALPLSIATAAIIYIFPAIVDKPDKLIPLLDIISVGIYAATGADKALVYGFAPVVCIMMGFFTAVGGGMLRDGFMGVVPGIFQRTNFYAIAAIAGSASYVSLVMSGLVSNVAALVVCVIVTMGLRWLSLRFDIKSPTEEDIAHFLHRKK, from the coding sequence TTGCCCGTCGTCGCCGCCACAACCGTTACCTCACATGCCTCGGATGCCATGGTCGCTATCCCATTTTGGCTCGAGATGTTCGCCGTTGTCGCTGCATCGATCTCGGGTGTGCTGGTTGCGCGCGAACACAAGCTCGACCTGGTGGGCGCGGTCGCACTCGCGGTAGTCTGCGGTCTGGGCGGCGGTCTTTTGCGCGACATGACACTCCAGGTCGGCAACGTCTACATCCTCAACCAGCCAATGGCGCTGCCGCTCTCCATCGCCACGGCGGCCATCATTTACATCTTCCCGGCAATCGTCGATAAGCCCGACAAACTCATCCCCCTGCTCGACATCATCTCGGTCGGCATCTATGCGGCAACCGGCGCAGACAAGGCACTGGTCTACGGATTTGCACCCGTCGTTTGCATCATGATGGGCTTTTTCACCGCGGTGGGCGGCGGCATGCTGCGCGACGGCTTTATGGGCGTGGTTCCGGGCATTTTCCAACGCACCAACTTTTATGCCATCGCGGCCATCGCCGGATCGGCAAGCTATGTAAGCCTCGTCATGAGTGGCTTGGTCAGCAATGTCGCCGCGCTGGTCGTATGCGTTATCGTGACCATGGGTCTGCGCTGGCTCTCGCTGCGCTTTGACATCAAAAGCCCCACCGAAGAAGACATCGCGCACTTTTTACATCGCAAAAAGTAG
- the rpsF gene encoding 30S ribosomal protein S6, producing the protein MKAYELLFFVDPSLDPETRLAVMKRIDTTIAEGAGKVDSVDEWGKRKLAYEINDLTDGDYTLINFHADPTQIAELDRVLRITDAVVRHMIVRRDDQE; encoded by the coding sequence ATGAAGGCTTATGAACTGCTGTTCTTTGTTGACCCGTCGCTCGACCCCGAGACTCGTCTCGCTGTTATGAAGCGTATCGATACCACGATCGCTGAGGGCGCTGGCAAGGTCGACTCCGTTGACGAGTGGGGCAAGCGCAAGCTCGCCTACGAGATCAACGACCTCACCGATGGTGACTACACCCTCATCAACTTCCACGCAGATCCTACCCAGATCGCCGAGCTTGATCGCGTCCTGCGCATCACCGACGCTGTGGTCCGCCACATGATCGTCCGTCGCGACGACCAGGAGTAA
- the ssb gene encoding single-stranded DNA-binding protein — MSINRVNITGNLTRDPELRATAGGTQVLSFGVAVNDRRRNAQTGEWEDYPNFVDCTMFGTRAEAVSRFLAKGNKVAIEGKLRYSSWERDGQRRSKLEVIVDEIEFMSSRGGQGGYDQGGYAPAAPAPAARPAAPVATPPAVDVYDEDIPF, encoded by the coding sequence ATGAGCATCAATCGAGTGAACATCACCGGTAACCTCACCCGCGATCCCGAGCTGCGCGCCACCGCCGGCGGAACCCAGGTTCTGTCCTTTGGCGTCGCCGTGAACGATCGTCGCCGCAACGCGCAGACTGGCGAGTGGGAGGACTATCCCAACTTTGTCGACTGCACTATGTTCGGCACCCGCGCCGAGGCCGTGAGCCGTTTCCTGGCAAAGGGAAACAAGGTCGCGATCGAGGGCAAGCTGCGCTACAGCTCTTGGGAGCGCGACGGTCAGCGCAGGAGCAAGCTTGAGGTCATCGTCGATGAGATCGAGTTTATGAGCTCCCGTGGTGGCCAGGGTGGCTACGATCAGGGCGGTTACGCCCCCGCAGCTCCCGCGCCCGCAGCGCGTCCTGCCGCACCGGTGGCTACGCCGCCCGCGGTCGACGTCTACGATGAGGACATCCCGTTCTAA
- the rpsR gene encoding 30S ribosomal protein S18, whose amino-acid sequence MANDYSARQPRRKYCQFCKENTEFIDYKDTQLLRKYMTDRGKIKPRRVTGACTQHQHDIANAIKRAREMALLPYTVPVVSSRGNRDRG is encoded by the coding sequence ATGGCTAATGATTATTCTGCACGTCAGCCGCGTCGTAAGTACTGCCAGTTCTGCAAGGAGAACACTGAGTTCATCGACTATAAGGACACTCAGCTTCTCCGTAAGTACATGACCGACCGTGGCAAGATCAAGCCCCGTCGCGTCACTGGCGCTTGCACGCAGCATCAGCATGACATCGCCAACGCCATCAAGCGCGCCCGCGAGATGGCTCTCCTGCCGTACACCGTCCCCGTGGTTTCCTCTCGTGGCAACCGCGACCGCGGCTAA
- the rplI gene encoding 50S ribosomal protein L9 translates to MKVILLDEIKGKGGEGDVVEVAQGYAENFLFPKKLAVAATKGNLKQLDERRNNIAKREAVRLATANETKAAFEGKQVTVDVKVGDEGILFGSVTAAMIADAIKDQLGMDIDRKRVELGKPIKVAGAHTVAISLYREIKAEVVVLVGVTAEELAAEAEVEETAEVAETETAEVETEAAAE, encoded by the coding sequence ATGAAGGTTATTCTTCTCGATGAGATCAAGGGCAAGGGCGGCGAGGGTGACGTCGTAGAGGTCGCTCAGGGTTACGCTGAGAACTTCCTGTTCCCCAAGAAGCTCGCTGTTGCCGCCACCAAGGGCAACCTCAAGCAGCTTGACGAGCGTCGCAACAACATCGCCAAGCGCGAGGCCGTCCGTCTGGCTACCGCCAACGAGACCAAGGCTGCCTTCGAGGGCAAGCAGGTCACCGTTGACGTCAAGGTTGGCGACGAGGGCATCCTCTTTGGCTCCGTTACCGCCGCTATGATCGCTGACGCCATCAAGGATCAGCTCGGTATGGACATCGACCGCAAGCGCGTCGAGCTCGGTAAGCCCATCAAGGTTGCCGGTGCCCACACCGTCGCTATCTCGCTGTACCGCGAGATCAAGGCCGAGGTTGTCGTTCTCGTCGGCGTTACCGCCGAGGAGCTCGCTGCCGAGGCTGAGGTTGAGGAGACCGCTGAGGTCGCCGAGACCGAGACCGCCGAGGTCGAGACCGAGGCTGCTGCCGAGTAG
- the dnaB gene encoding replicative DNA helicase, with translation MLMAYDDRETGLTVEDRGSKLGLPQNQDAEANVLAAMLLSPEVVEEAQVELQPDDFYRPIHKTIYTAMVDMYNSRIPIDSISLIDYLRSINKLDAVGGEAYILELMGQTLSLVNWQHHAAIVRRDSMLRELIGATNEINALAYNAPTDTKEVVELAESKLLKVTAREVKSSYKTLTEFMVEAYNEAEEVCKAGGQAAGVPTGFPSLDRMLMGFREGQLIIIGARPAVGKTSFALNLALNAAAAGYTVGFFSLEMSGKEIAQRLICAYAMISISDFRTGRISPEQWANINEATQTLSKLDILIDDTPGTTVTEIRAKSRRMLHNKEKAIIILDYLQLVSPPPGRRSESRTVEVSEMSRGLKIMAKELKIPLIALSQLSRQVESRTGKRPQLSDLRESGSIEQDADIVMFLDRSADEAEASRDDRPDEGVTRIVVAKNRSGPIGDVDLMFLPASTKFYELDGAHTEE, from the coding sequence ATGCTCATGGCATATGACGATAGGGAGACGGGGCTGACGGTCGAGGACCGTGGCTCCAAGCTGGGTCTCCCCCAAAACCAAGATGCAGAGGCCAACGTACTGGCTGCTATGCTGCTATCGCCTGAGGTGGTCGAAGAGGCCCAGGTCGAGCTGCAGCCCGATGACTTCTACCGGCCTATTCATAAGACCATCTATACCGCGATGGTCGATATGTACAACAGCCGCATCCCCATCGACTCCATCTCGCTGATCGATTACCTGCGAAGCATCAACAAGCTCGATGCCGTGGGCGGCGAGGCATACATTTTGGAGCTGATGGGTCAGACCCTGTCGCTCGTTAACTGGCAGCACCATGCCGCCATCGTTCGTCGCGACTCGATGCTGCGCGAGCTGATTGGCGCCACCAACGAGATCAACGCGCTGGCCTACAACGCCCCCACCGACACCAAAGAGGTCGTGGAGCTGGCCGAGAGCAAGCTGCTCAAGGTCACGGCGCGTGAGGTTAAGTCGAGCTACAAGACGCTGACCGAGTTTATGGTCGAGGCCTATAACGAGGCCGAGGAAGTGTGCAAGGCCGGCGGTCAGGCTGCAGGCGTGCCCACGGGCTTCCCGTCGCTCGACCGTATGCTCATGGGCTTCCGCGAGGGCCAGCTCATCATTATCGGCGCCCGTCCCGCCGTGGGTAAGACGTCGTTCGCCCTGAACTTGGCGCTCAATGCCGCCGCAGCGGGCTATACCGTCGGCTTCTTCTCGCTGGAGATGTCGGGCAAGGAAATTGCCCAGCGTCTGATTTGCGCCTATGCCATGATCTCGATCAGCGACTTCCGTACGGGCCGCATTAGTCCCGAGCAGTGGGCCAACATCAATGAGGCCACGCAGACGCTGTCCAAGCTCGATATTCTGATTGACGATACGCCCGGCACCACGGTGACCGAGATTCGCGCCAAGAGCCGCCGCATGCTCCATAACAAGGAGAAGGCCATCATCATCCTGGACTATTTGCAGCTGGTGAGTCCCCCGCCGGGACGTCGTTCCGAGAGCCGCACCGTCGAGGTCTCCGAGATGTCGCGTGGTCTGAAGATTATGGCCAAGGAGCTCAAGATTCCGCTGATCGCGTTGTCGCAGCTGTCGCGTCAGGTTGAATCCCGTACCGGCAAGCGCCCGCAGCTGTCCGACCTGCGTGAATCGGGCTCCATCGAGCAGGATGCCGATATCGTCATGTTCTTGGACCGATCCGCCGACGAGGCCGAGGCCTCGCGCGACGACCGACCCGACGAGGGCGTTACGCGTATCGTCGTGGCCAAGAACCGTTCGGGCCCGATTGGCGACGTCGACCTGATGTTCCTGCCGGCATCCACCAAGTTCTATGAGCTTGATGGGGCGCATACCGAGGAGTAG
- a CDS encoding adenylosuccinate synthase, producing MPSTVLVGAQWGDEGKGKICDLVAGDFDAVVRYSGGNNAGHTIVVNGKKYGLHQVPSGIMYSDHVSVIGNGCVVNPKVVLEEIDMFEADGITTKNLKISGNAHVIMPYHIDLDGAFEQKLGKKNIGTTKRGIGPCYQDKMARIGLRMQDMLDEALFRDKLETALARVNPELELIYNLPTYTVDQICDEYLPMAERLRPYITETSLLLNNMIDEGKDLLFEGAQATLLDIDHGTYPYVTSSNCTAGGAITGSGVGMKNVDRVLGVMKAYITRVGSGPMPTELSYESEAGHTLTEEGYEYGVTTGRRRRCGWFDGPIANYASRVNGLTDIAVTKLDVLSAFDTIKVCVAYDVDGERYTSVPEHQVRFEHAKPVYEELPGWKCDITGCRSFDELPQEAQDYVAFIEDLAHTRVTFIGVGAGREQIINRFWK from the coding sequence ATGCCGTCAACCGTTTTGGTCGGTGCCCAGTGGGGCGATGAGGGCAAGGGTAAGATCTGCGACCTGGTCGCCGGCGACTTTGATGCCGTCGTGCGCTATTCGGGCGGCAACAACGCCGGCCACACCATCGTCGTCAACGGCAAGAAGTACGGCCTGCACCAGGTGCCCTCCGGCATCATGTATTCCGACCACGTGTCGGTGATCGGTAACGGCTGCGTCGTCAACCCCAAGGTCGTCCTTGAGGAGATCGACATGTTCGAGGCCGACGGCATCACCACCAAGAATCTCAAGATCAGCGGCAACGCGCATGTCATCATGCCGTACCACATCGATCTGGATGGCGCCTTTGAGCAGAAGCTCGGCAAGAAGAACATCGGTACCACTAAGCGCGGCATCGGTCCGTGCTACCAGGACAAGATGGCCCGTATTGGCCTGCGTATGCAGGACATGCTGGATGAGGCGCTGTTCCGCGATAAGCTGGAGACCGCTCTTGCCCGCGTGAACCCCGAGCTAGAGCTCATCTACAACCTGCCCACCTACACCGTGGATCAGATTTGCGATGAGTACCTGCCCATGGCCGAGCGCCTGCGCCCCTACATCACCGAGACGAGCCTGCTGCTCAACAACATGATCGATGAGGGCAAGGATTTGCTGTTTGAGGGCGCCCAGGCGACGCTGCTCGACATCGATCACGGCACCTATCCGTACGTGACGTCTTCTAACTGCACCGCCGGCGGCGCCATTACCGGTTCCGGCGTCGGCATGAAGAACGTCGACCGCGTGCTGGGCGTCATGAAGGCCTATATCACCCGCGTCGGTTCGGGCCCCATGCCCACCGAGCTTTCCTATGAGTCCGAGGCCGGCCACACGCTGACCGAGGAGGGCTACGAGTACGGCGTGACCACCGGTCGCCGTCGTCGCTGCGGCTGGTTTGACGGCCCTATCGCCAACTATGCCTCACGCGTCAACGGCCTCACCGACATCGCTGTGACCAAGCTCGACGTGCTTTCGGCCTTCGACACCATTAAGGTGTGCGTTGCCTATGACGTCGACGGCGAGCGCTACACGAGCGTGCCCGAGCACCAGGTGCGTTTTGAGCATGCCAAGCCCGTCTACGAGGAGCTCCCTGGCTGGAAGTGCGACATCACCGGCTGCCGCAGCTTTGATGAGCTGCCGCAGGAGGCTCAGGACTACGTGGCGTTTATCGAGGATCTGGCACACACCCGCGTGACGTTCATCGGCGTTGGCGCCGGTCGCGAGCAGATCATCAACCGATTCTGGAAGTAA
- the purD gene encoding phosphoribosylamine--glycine ligase → MKADTQTIDILLLGSGGREHALAAKLAASPRAGKLYIAPGNGGTASCGENVVLDDCDPAAVAAFAQSHGCGLVVIGPEAPLVAGVADAVRAAGIPCFGPGAEGAQMEGSKLFSKQLMERANIPTAAYGSFTDEASALAYVREQGAPLVVKADGLAAGKGVIVATELSQAEEAVRECFGGTFGDAGNTVVIEEMLVGPECSLLAFTDGKTVRPMATSQDHKRALEGDKGPNTGGMGVYSPVPIVTDEEHATMVKVMEQTVAELAAEGIDYRGCLYGGFMLTPAGPKVLEFNARFGDPETQVVLPRLKNDLVEVMLACANCELDQVELDWRDEWAVAVVLTSAGYPGSYEKGKVITGIEDAEAMENVTVYHAGTAVVDGKLVTNGGRVLAVTALGDTFENARDLAYEACEKIDFEGKTLRHDIGLRALRGRDAWDA, encoded by the coding sequence TTGAAGGCGGACACTCAAACCATCGACATCCTGTTGTTGGGCAGCGGCGGCCGCGAGCATGCTCTGGCAGCCAAGCTCGCAGCATCACCGCGCGCCGGCAAGCTCTACATCGCGCCGGGTAACGGCGGCACCGCGAGCTGCGGCGAGAATGTGGTTCTCGACGATTGCGATCCTGCGGCCGTGGCGGCGTTTGCCCAGAGCCATGGATGCGGACTCGTGGTGATTGGCCCCGAGGCTCCGCTCGTGGCAGGCGTTGCCGACGCCGTTCGCGCGGCGGGTATCCCGTGCTTTGGCCCGGGTGCCGAGGGTGCCCAGATGGAGGGCTCCAAGCTGTTCTCCAAGCAGCTCATGGAGCGTGCGAACATTCCGACGGCCGCCTATGGCTCGTTTACCGATGAGGCCTCGGCTCTCGCCTACGTGCGCGAGCAGGGCGCTCCGCTGGTCGTGAAGGCTGACGGCCTTGCCGCCGGCAAGGGCGTTATTGTGGCAACCGAGCTTTCGCAGGCCGAAGAGGCTGTGCGGGAGTGCTTTGGCGGCACCTTTGGGGATGCCGGCAACACGGTGGTTATCGAGGAGATGCTCGTTGGCCCCGAGTGCTCGCTGCTGGCCTTTACCGACGGCAAGACCGTTCGTCCTATGGCTACCTCGCAGGACCACAAGCGCGCGCTCGAGGGCGACAAGGGCCCCAACACGGGCGGCATGGGCGTCTACAGCCCGGTGCCTATCGTGACCGACGAGGAGCACGCCACCATGGTGAAGGTCATGGAGCAGACCGTGGCAGAGCTCGCCGCCGAGGGCATCGACTACCGCGGCTGCCTGTACGGCGGCTTTATGCTTACCCCCGCCGGTCCCAAGGTGCTGGAGTTCAATGCCCGCTTTGGCGATCCCGAGACGCAGGTCGTGCTGCCGCGTCTTAAGAACGACCTGGTCGAGGTCATGCTTGCCTGTGCCAACTGCGAGCTCGATCAGGTTGAGCTCGATTGGCGTGACGAGTGGGCCGTGGCCGTTGTCCTGACGAGTGCGGGCTATCCCGGCAGCTATGAGAAGGGCAAGGTCATCACCGGCATCGAGGATGCCGAGGCCATGGAGAATGTGACGGTGTACCACGCCGGCACCGCTGTGGTGGATGGCAAGCTCGTGACCAACGGCGGTCGCGTACTCGCCGTGACCGCGCTGGGCGACACGTTCGAGAACGCTCGCGACCTTGCCTACGAGGCCTGCGAGAAGATTGATTTTGAGGGCAAGACCCTGCGCCACGACATTGGCCTGCGTGCGCTGCGCGGCCGCGACGCCTGGGATGCCTAA
- a CDS encoding NUDIX hydrolase: MDDKNEELVDAQIVEEDGHAYGHAEGEPGGEVADEPVLVLGDDDPHDALLHEKILSEECAWKGKILDVHRLEVELPNGRRSARDIVRHPGAAAVVALTESGKIVLVRQYRTAIDRVTVEIPAGKLDPGEDPLDCAKRELHEETGFKAGRIRFLTSIVTTCGFCDEIIHIYLATKLEFDAPDPDDDEFVNVDLVPLHELIDAVLDGKIEDAKTVVGALACDSIAHRLGGAEL; encoded by the coding sequence ATGGACGATAAGAACGAAGAGCTCGTGGACGCGCAGATCGTCGAGGAAGACGGCCACGCGTACGGACACGCAGAGGGCGAGCCGGGCGGCGAGGTTGCCGACGAGCCGGTGCTGGTGCTGGGCGACGACGACCCGCATGACGCCCTGCTGCACGAGAAGATTCTTTCGGAGGAGTGCGCCTGGAAGGGCAAGATCCTCGACGTCCACCGTCTTGAGGTCGAGCTGCCCAACGGTCGCCGCAGTGCCCGCGATATCGTTCGCCATCCGGGTGCGGCGGCCGTTGTGGCACTGACCGAGAGTGGCAAGATCGTGCTGGTGCGTCAGTACCGCACCGCCATCGACCGCGTGACGGTCGAGATTCCCGCCGGCAAGCTCGATCCGGGCGAGGACCCGCTCGATTGCGCCAAGCGCGAGCTGCACGAGGAGACGGGCTTTAAGGCCGGCCGCATTCGCTTTTTGACGTCGATTGTCACGACCTGCGGTTTTTGCGACGAGATCATTCACATCTACCTGGCTACCAAGCTCGAGTTTGATGCGCCCGATCCCGACGATGACGAGTTTGTCAACGTTGACCTGGTACCGCTGCACGAGCTGATCGACGCCGTGCTCGACGGCAAGATTGAAGACGCCAAGACCGTCGTGGGCGCGCTCGCCTGCGACAGCATTGCTCATCGTTTGGGTGGAGCGGAGCTTTAA
- a CDS encoding ABC transporter ATP-binding protein/permease, which translates to MFRRFLSYYKPQMGLFVADTLCALVLAAIDLAFPIILRNLTGGLFTQGQAAIMQALGMIAVGLVLMYVIRCACRYFVSYWGHVMGARMESKMREDLFDQYERFSFAYFDRNSSGDMMSRVVNDLFDICEAAHHVPEWIIICGIEIIGSFVILFTIAPVLALAMAVVTVVFAVIMFWQNMRMREVFSDNRKKISGINAQLQDSLAGMRVVKSFANEQTERSKFRASNNRYLSSKENMYHAMGVYTATYGLLSGVLYVIVVLLGGWLVAQGQLQAVDMATFALYISLFCTPLETLVNSAETYQKAIAGFKRMDEVLSTVPDIQDKPGAADLQVAAGAVEYRDVCFSYEDVELAERGADGRPVIDHMDLSIKPGQTIALVGPSGGGKSTTCSLLPRFYDVAAGSISIDGQDVRDVTQHSLRRAIGLVQQDVYLFDGTIGENIAYGKPGATAEEIAEAARRANIDTFIESLPQGYDTVVGERGSRLSGGQKQRVAIARVFLKNPKILILDEATSALDNESEEAVQESLEELARGRTTIIIAHRLSTIKHADEIATVEHGRVVERGTHEELLARGGTYARYYRMQFEGARAHELD; encoded by the coding sequence ATGTTTAGAAGGTTTTTGTCTTATTACAAGCCCCAGATGGGGCTTTTTGTTGCTGATACTCTTTGTGCTCTGGTGCTTGCCGCCATTGACCTGGCGTTCCCCATTATCTTGCGCAATCTGACCGGCGGGCTCTTTACTCAGGGTCAGGCTGCTATTATGCAGGCGCTCGGTATGATCGCGGTGGGACTGGTGCTGATGTATGTCATCCGCTGCGCCTGCCGCTATTTTGTGAGCTATTGGGGTCATGTGATGGGCGCGCGCATGGAGTCCAAAATGCGCGAGGACCTGTTCGATCAGTACGAACGGTTTAGCTTTGCGTACTTTGATCGCAACAGCTCGGGCGACATGATGAGCCGCGTGGTCAATGACCTGTTCGATATCTGCGAGGCGGCGCACCACGTGCCCGAATGGATCATTATCTGCGGTATCGAGATCATCGGCTCGTTTGTGATTCTGTTTACCATCGCGCCGGTGCTCGCACTCGCCATGGCTGTGGTGACGGTGGTGTTCGCGGTCATTATGTTTTGGCAGAATATGCGCATGCGCGAGGTCTTTAGCGATAACCGCAAAAAGATTAGCGGCATCAACGCGCAGCTGCAGGATTCGCTGGCGGGCATGCGTGTGGTCAAGAGCTTTGCCAATGAGCAGACCGAGCGCTCTAAGTTTCGCGCCTCGAACAATCGCTACCTTTCGTCCAAGGAGAACATGTATCACGCCATGGGCGTCTATACCGCGACGTATGGCCTGCTCTCGGGAGTGCTTTATGTGATCGTGGTGCTGCTGGGCGGTTGGCTCGTTGCCCAGGGTCAGCTGCAGGCGGTCGATATGGCAACCTTCGCACTCTACATTTCGCTGTTCTGCACGCCGCTCGAGACGCTCGTCAATTCGGCTGAGACGTATCAGAAAGCCATCGCCGGCTTTAAGCGCATGGATGAGGTGCTCTCGACTGTCCCCGATATTCAGGATAAGCCGGGTGCTGCGGATCTGCAGGTGGCGGCTGGTGCTGTGGAGTACCGCGACGTGTGCTTTAGCTACGAGGATGTTGAATTGGCCGAGCGCGGCGCCGACGGACGCCCTGTTATCGACCACATGGACCTGTCCATCAAGCCCGGTCAGACCATCGCTTTGGTTGGCCCCTCGGGCGGCGGCAAATCGACGACTTGTTCGCTGTTGCCGCGCTTTTACGACGTTGCCGCCGGCTCCATTAGCATCGACGGCCAGGATGTGCGCGACGTGACGCAGCATAGTCTGCGCCGTGCCATCGGCCTGGTGCAGCAAGATGTGTACCTGTTTGATGGAACGATCGGCGAGAACATCGCCTACGGCAAGCCGGGCGCCACGGCAGAAGAGATCGCCGAAGCGGCCCGCCGCGCCAATATTGATACCTTTATCGAATCGCTTCCGCAAGGCTACGACACCGTGGTGGGCGAGCGCGGCAGCCGTCTTTCGGGTGGTCAAAAGCAGCGCGTCGCCATCGCGCGCGTTTTTCTCAAGAATCCCAAGATCCTTATTTTGGATGAGGCGACGAGTGCCCTGGATAACGAGAGCGAGGAAGCGGTGCAGGAGTCGCTCGAAGAGCTGGCACGCGGCCGTACCACGATCATCATCGCCCACCGTCTCTCGACTATTAAGCATGCTGACGAGATTGCGACCGTTGAGCATGGTCGCGTTGTGGAACGTGGCACGCACGAGGAGCTTCTCGCCCGTGGCGGCACCTATGCCCGTTACTATCGAATGCAGTTCGAAGGTGCGCGTGCGCACGAGCTCGACTGA